The DNA sequence GCATTCCCGGATCCGGCGCCACCGCCGTCATCATGGGCGCCTTCATCATGTACGGCATCCAGCCCGGACCGATGCTGTTCAAGACCCATCCCGACCTGGTCTGGGGCCTCATTGCCAGCATGTATGTGGGCAATGTCATGCTCTTGGTCTTGAACCTGCCCTTGGTCGGCGTCTTCGCCCGCGTGCTCTATGTGCCGCCGGCGATCCTCTTGGTCATCATCCTCGGCATCGCCTCGGCCGGGGTCTTTTCCTTCAACACCAACACCTTCGATCTCTATCTGGCGCTTTTTTTCGGGGCGCTCGGCTACGGCTTCCGCAAGCTCGACATCCCGAAGGCGCCGCTCATCTTCGGCCTCATCCTTGGCGGCATGCTGGAGCAATCCTTCCGCCAGGCGATGACCATCTCCGGGGCCAACCCGATCATCTTCGTCAAAAGCCCGATCGCGGCCTTCCTGCTCCTGTGCGCCATCGGCTCGGTGGTGGCCTCGCTGTGGACCAAGCGCAAGCCGCCGGTCGTCACCGCCCCAGCCGCGGCCATGGCGCAGGAGGAGTGAGCCGCAAGGCCGTACCCCAGCCGCCGAACACTCAACAATCACTGAACATAGCGGCTCCGTCGCCTACGGCCGGCCATGCCAGGGAATGACGTTTCGTCGTTTGTTCCCCCATTTCGCGCAATATTTGATCGATTTATCGGTGTGAATGCCGCCGATCCGACGCCGACCATTGACGCATGTTGAGTTTAGTATTATCAACTAAACTAAACATCAATGGACGGTCCCGACAGGGCACCGTCCCGCGGGCCGGACCGCATTATCCGGCATGAAGAAGGGAGAGAACGCATGACGAGGTCGAGCGTAGGCCTTTTGGCGAGCCTCATCGCCACAGCGGTCGCGATGGTGCCAGCGGACAGGGCCGAGGCTCAGGGCAAGTCCCTGACCCTCTGTTGGGCGGCATGGGATCCGGCCAATGCATTGGTCGAGCTGTCGAAGGACTTCACGACGCAGTCCAACATCCAAATGAAATTCGAGTTCGTCCCTTGGACGAGCTATGCCGATCGCTTCCTCAACGAGCTCAACACCAAGAGCAAGCTGTGCGATCTGATCATCGGCGACAGCCAATGGATCGGCGGCGCGGCGGAGCAAGGTCACTACGTCAAGCTCAACGACTTCTTCGCCAGGGAAGCCATCAAGATGGATGACTTCATGCCGGCGACGGTGCTCGGCTATTCGGAGTGGCCGAAGCATACGCCCAACTATTGGGCGCTGCCGGCAATGGCGGACGCGGTCGGTTGGACCTATCGCAAGGACTGGTTCTCCAGACCGGCGATCCAGGCCGAGTTCAAGCAGAAGCACGGCCGCGATCTGGCTCCGCCGAAGACCTACACCGAACTGAAGCAGATCGCCGAGTTCTTCCAAGGCCGCGAAATCGACGGCAAGAAGGTTTACGGCGCCTACATCTTCACCGAGCGCGGCTCGGAAGGCATCACCATGGGTGTCACCAACGTGCTCTATGACTTCGGCTTCCAGTACGAAGATCCGAAGAAGGCGTACAAGATGGAAGGCTTCGTCAACTCTCCCGATGCGGTGAAGGGGTTGGAATTCTACAAGGCGCTCTACAAGTGCTGCACCGCGCCCGGCATGACCAACGCCTACATGCAAGAGGGGCTCGATGCCTTCAAATCGGGCCAGGTGGCGATGCAGATGAACTGGTTCGCCTTCTTCCCCGGCCTCTACAAGGATCCCAATGTCGGCGGCGAGAAGATCGGCTTCTTCGTCAATCCGGCCGAGAAGCAGCATGCGACCCAGCTTGGCGGCCAGGGCATCTCGGTCGTTTCGTATTCCGAGCGCAAGGATGACGCGCTTCGCTACATCAAGTGGTTTGCCCAGCCCGACGTGCAGAAGAAGTGGTGGGCGCTCGGTGGCTACTCTGCCCATAAGGCCGTCGTCAATGATCCAAGCTTCCCGAAGAGCGCACCGTTCGCGCCCGACTTCCTCAAATCCATGGAGATCGTCGTCGATTTCTGGGCGGAGCCCGCCTATGCGGAGCTGCTGCTCGACATGCAGAAGCGCATCCATGACTACGTCGTAGCCGACAAGGGCACGGCCAAGGAGGCGCTCGATCTTCTGGTCAAGGACTGGGAGAAGGTCTTCAAGGAAGAAGGCAAGCTCTAGCCGCTCAGATCGCCTCCGCTCGAGTCGCCCCCGCACGGGATCGCTCCCCGCGCGGGGGAACTCGAGGCGGCGTCGCGAGGGACATGTCTTGCCCGACCTGCCCATTCGAGATCAAAGTGGCGTTTCCATGCACGAGGCTGCCGCCAGCGCGTCCGTTGCC is a window from the Pseudomonadota bacterium genome containing:
- a CDS encoding carbohydrate ABC transporter substrate-binding protein, whose translation is MTRSSVGLLASLIATAVAMVPADRAEAQGKSLTLCWAAWDPANALVELSKDFTTQSNIQMKFEFVPWTSYADRFLNELNTKSKLCDLIIGDSQWIGGAAEQGHYVKLNDFFAREAIKMDDFMPATVLGYSEWPKHTPNYWALPAMADAVGWTYRKDWFSRPAIQAEFKQKHGRDLAPPKTYTELKQIAEFFQGREIDGKKVYGAYIFTERGSEGITMGVTNVLYDFGFQYEDPKKAYKMEGFVNSPDAVKGLEFYKALYKCCTAPGMTNAYMQEGLDAFKSGQVAMQMNWFAFFPGLYKDPNVGGEKIGFFVNPAEKQHATQLGGQGISVVSYSERKDDALRYIKWFAQPDVQKKWWALGGYSAHKAVVNDPSFPKSAPFAPDFLKSMEIVVDFWAEPAYAELLLDMQKRIHDYVVADKGTAKEALDLLVKDWEKVFKEEGKL